A window of the Desulfobacula toluolica Tol2 genome harbors these coding sequences:
- the gmd gene encoding GDP-mannose 4,6-dehydratase → MKTALITGITGQDGSYLADLLLEKGYTVYGLRRRTSTNNLENINHLQFDPHADKKNFNLLYGDLSDSSNINRLIDKIKPDEIYNLAAQSHVRVSFDVPEYTADIDALGPLRILEAIRESNISTRFYQASTSELYGDVLETPQNENTPFNPRSPYAIAKHYAFQMVKSYREAYNLFACNGILFNHESPKRGTTFVTRKITYSVARIFKKKLDRLYLGNLDAKRDWGYAPEYVEAMWRMLQQDEPKDIVIGTGETHSVRQFVEYAFAYVDIDIVWENKGVDEVGVDKKNGKVLVSIDPYFYRPAEVDMLLSDPSFAKKRLNWSSNVGFKQLVEIMMESDLEKS, encoded by the coding sequence ATGAAAACAGCTTTGATAACCGGTATAACAGGTCAGGATGGCTCATATCTGGCTGATTTGCTTCTTGAAAAAGGTTACACGGTATACGGACTTAGAAGGCGTACCAGTACGAATAATCTTGAGAATATTAATCATTTGCAGTTTGATCCTCATGCGGATAAAAAAAACTTTAATCTGTTGTATGGAGATCTTTCCGATTCAAGTAATATTAACAGGCTGATTGATAAAATAAAACCTGATGAGATATATAATCTTGCGGCCCAATCACATGTGCGCGTCTCCTTTGATGTCCCTGAATATACAGCTGATATTGATGCATTGGGGCCTTTGAGGATACTTGAAGCCATCAGGGAGTCCAATATTTCCACCCGTTTTTATCAGGCTTCGACCAGTGAACTTTACGGAGATGTTCTGGAAACACCCCAAAATGAAAACACTCCTTTTAATCCAAGGTCTCCTTATGCCATTGCAAAACATTATGCGTTTCAAATGGTTAAAAGTTATCGTGAGGCGTACAATTTGTTTGCCTGCAATGGAATTTTGTTTAATCATGAATCTCCCAAACGAGGGACAACTTTTGTTACCCGGAAAATTACCTATTCGGTTGCAAGAATTTTTAAGAAAAAGCTTGATCGGTTATATTTGGGTAATTTGGATGCAAAAAGAGACTGGGGGTATGCACCCGAGTATGTGGAAGCCATGTGGAGGATGCTTCAGCAGGATGAACCGAAAGACATTGTTATCGGCACGGGAGAGACCCATTCTGTAAGACAATTTGTGGAATATGCATTTGCTTATGTTGATATTGATATTGTTTGGGAGAACAAGGGCGTTGATGAGGTTGGTGTTGATAAAAAAAACGGAAAAGTTTTAGTGAGTATTGATCCGTATTTTTACCGGCCTGCTGAGGTAGATATGCTTTTAAGTGATCCGTCCTTTGCAAAAAAAAGACTCAATTGGTCTTCGAATGTTGGGTTTAAACAATTGGTTGAAATTATGATGGAATCTGACTTGGAAAAGAGTTGA
- a CDS encoding TIM barrel protein: protein MIYISSACSKQRLICPAVKELVEQGFRNIELTGGTKYYDGYESDLLELKKKYDLNFLVHNYFPPPKDPFILNLASLDTDIYEKSLNHLRKALRLTRLLEGKRFGFHAGFFVDRPVDEIGRKFGKSDLYDKQKALKKFIAGFHLLKDEFKDIDLYIENNCYSESNYMVYGNNIPFMLLTFQDFNELKKRIDFTLLLDVGHLMVSAKTFCFDFKREFQDMFEISDYIHISDNNQRHDQNIGLTDESKLFNVLNKYQWENKIITLEIYEGFKALNNTYEIVSSLKRRN, encoded by the coding sequence ATGATTTATATATCTTCAGCATGTTCTAAACAAAGACTAATCTGTCCGGCTGTAAAGGAATTGGTAGAGCAGGGATTTAGAAATATTGAATTGACCGGCGGGACAAAATATTATGACGGCTATGAATCTGATCTTCTTGAACTTAAAAAAAAATATGATCTTAATTTTTTAGTCCATAATTATTTTCCGCCGCCCAAAGATCCTTTTATTTTGAATTTAGCTTCACTTGATACAGATATTTATGAAAAGAGTTTAAATCATCTGAGAAAAGCGCTCAGGCTGACCCGGTTGCTTGAAGGAAAACGGTTTGGATTTCATGCCGGTTTTTTTGTGGACAGGCCTGTTGATGAAATCGGTAGAAAATTTGGCAAATCTGATTTATATGATAAGCAAAAAGCATTGAAAAAATTTATAGCTGGTTTTCATCTTCTAAAGGATGAATTTAAGGACATAGATCTGTACATTGAAAATAATTGTTACTCTGAGTCAAATTATATGGTTTATGGGAATAATATTCCTTTTATGCTTTTAACATTCCAGGATTTTAATGAATTGAAAAAAAGAATAGATTTTACCTTGCTTCTGGATGTCGGTCATTTGATGGTGAGTGCAAAGACATTTTGCTTTGATTTTAAAAGAGAATTTCAAGATATGTTTGAAATTTCCGATTATATTCATATCAGTGATAATAACCAAAGACATGATCAGAATATCGGGCTGACGGATGAAAGCAAATTGTTTAATGTCTTAAATAAGTATCAATGGGAAAATAAAATAATTACTCTGGAAATTTATGAAGGATTTAAGGCTTTAAACAATACCTACGAAATTGTATCCTCACTTAAAAGGAGAAATTGA
- a CDS encoding GNAT family N-acetyltransferase, producing MRNKIQYCRIDTTWTDQLTSFFERIHTNSQDKYFHPHPFDQKKAQELCCYTGFDLYYVQTIETKICGYGMLRGWDQGYKIPSLGIIIHSDYRGRGLGKKFMKFLHEQAGKKGAKKIRLKVYPENLSAVNLYKKLEYSFLGKEEGQLLAFVEL from the coding sequence GTGCGCAATAAAATTCAATATTGCCGAATTGATACAACCTGGACAGATCAGCTGACCTCCTTTTTTGAAAGGATTCATACCAACAGCCAGGATAAATATTTTCATCCCCATCCATTTGATCAAAAAAAAGCACAAGAACTTTGCTGTTATACAGGCTTTGATCTTTATTATGTTCAAACAATTGAAACAAAAATTTGTGGTTACGGAATGCTCAGGGGATGGGACCAAGGATACAAGATTCCCAGTCTGGGGATTATTATTCATTCGGATTACAGGGGAAGGGGATTGGGGAAAAAGTTTATGAAGTTCCTCCATGAACAAGCCGGGAAAAAAGGTGCAAAAAAAATAAGACTCAAAGTATATCCTGAAAATTTAAGTGCGGTTAATTTATATAAAAAATTAGAATATTCTTTTTTAGGAAAAGAAGAAGGACAGTTATTGGCTTTTGTGGAATTGTAG
- the neuB gene encoding N-acetylneuraminate synthase, whose product MNDFVRIKDFKIGINHPCLIIAEAGVNHNGDINIAHKLIEAAKLAGADAVKFQSFKAESLVTKYSKKADYQLKTTNGDNSQFSMLKKLELSKQDQAQLKKHCDDENILYLCTPYEQNSADLLENIGVDAYKIASTDTSNVPFLRYLAKKEIPVILSTGMSNLGDIEESVNELKFHGLNGKIIILQCTSEYPAPLEDINLRAMKTMQLAFGCPVGFSDHTSGIGASPWAVAAGACVVEKHFTLDRNMKGPDHKASVETKEMAQLVRVIRNVELALGDGMKRIMPSERKNKSKMQKSLVANREISAGRMIRPEDLTCKRPGTGLPPNWFDRVIGTQAAKTINKDDVLNLDSISWKTE is encoded by the coding sequence ATGAATGATTTTGTCAGAATTAAAGATTTTAAAATAGGAATAAATCATCCATGCTTAATAATTGCAGAAGCAGGCGTTAATCATAACGGGGACATCAATATTGCCCACAAGTTGATTGAAGCAGCTAAACTTGCCGGTGCGGATGCGGTTAAGTTCCAGAGCTTTAAAGCCGAGTCGCTTGTAACCAAGTATAGTAAAAAGGCCGATTATCAGCTTAAAACAACCAATGGTGACAATTCTCAATTTTCCATGCTTAAAAAGCTTGAGTTGTCAAAACAGGATCAGGCTCAATTAAAAAAACATTGTGATGATGAAAATATATTGTATCTTTGTACGCCATACGAACAAAACAGTGCTGATTTGCTTGAGAATATTGGCGTGGATGCATATAAAATTGCATCCACAGACACCTCAAATGTGCCTTTCCTTCGCTATCTGGCCAAAAAAGAGATCCCGGTGATTTTATCCACGGGAATGTCAAATCTTGGAGATATAGAGGAATCTGTAAATGAACTTAAATTCCATGGGCTTAATGGAAAAATTATTATTTTGCAATGTACTTCCGAATATCCTGCCCCTTTAGAAGATATTAATCTTCGTGCAATGAAAACTATGCAATTAGCATTTGGCTGTCCCGTGGGGTTTTCAGATCATACATCAGGAATTGGTGCAAGTCCCTGGGCAGTTGCTGCAGGCGCTTGTGTTGTTGAAAAGCATTTTACACTTGATAGAAACATGAAAGGCCCGGATCATAAGGCGTCTGTCGAAACAAAAGAAATGGCTCAGTTGGTAAGGGTGATTCGAAATGTGGAACTTGCCCTTGGTGATGGTATGAAAAGAATAATGCCAAGTGAGCGTAAAAATAAATCGAAAATGCAGAAAAGTCTGGTTGCAAATCGTGAAATATCAGCCGGCCGGATGATTAGACCGGAGGATTTGACCTGCAAACGACCGGGTACAGGTTTGCCGCCCAATTGGTTTGACAGGGTAATCGGAACACAGGCAGCAAAGACGATCAATAAAGATGATGTGCTGAATCTTGACTCAATATCCTGGAAGACAGAATAG
- a CDS encoding acylneuraminate cytidylyltransferase family protein → MKDNKKILAIIPARGGSKGVLKKNIKLLAGKPLIAWTIETALSVTCLDRVILSTDDRQISEIGKQYGAEVPFLRPEKIAADDTLDMPVYEHALAWLNDNENFCPDIIVWLRPTAPLRIAQDINNALDILIKKEPDWVRSVCEVEHHPYWMYKLNEGSMEPFIEGIQIKNYMRRQLLPPAYRLNGAVEVAWRSTILEKKLLYSGEIEAYIMPSDRSIDIDSEMDFRLAQTYMKLKKNE, encoded by the coding sequence ATGAAGGACAATAAAAAAATTCTGGCCATAATTCCTGCACGGGGGGGCTCCAAAGGTGTTTTAAAGAAAAATATTAAACTGCTTGCCGGCAAGCCTCTTATTGCCTGGACAATTGAAACGGCACTGTCTGTGACCTGTCTTGACAGGGTTATTCTTTCCACGGATGACAGGCAAATTTCTGAAATTGGCAAACAATACGGGGCGGAGGTCCCTTTTTTAAGGCCTGAAAAGATTGCTGCAGATGATACCCTGGATATGCCGGTATATGAACATGCTTTAGCCTGGTTAAATGATAATGAAAATTTTTGTCCTGATATAATCGTGTGGCTCAGACCTACCGCACCATTAAGAATTGCTCAAGATATTAACAATGCGCTGGATATTTTAATCAAAAAAGAACCGGACTGGGTCCGTTCTGTGTGTGAGGTTGAACATCATCCTTACTGGATGTATAAACTCAATGAAGGCAGTATGGAACCTTTTATCGAAGGAATACAAATCAAAAATTATATGAGGCGGCAGTTGCTCCCTCCTGCATACAGGCTTAACGGAGCTGTTGAGGTTGCCTGGAGATCCACTATTCTTGAAAAAAAACTTTTATATTCCGGTGAGATTGAAGCGTATATAATGCCTTCTGACCGAAGTATTGATATTGACAGTGAAATGGATTTCAGATTGGCACAAACCTATATGAAATTGAAAAAAAATGAATGA
- a CDS encoding class I SAM-dependent methyltransferase — MNNNLNMECPICKSANLDQMHDRVWSARDTKVFRCNHCFTGFLYPIMKEAEEKKFYADYNEHTKKRGVTLTTDPLELHKKSMKDASKRWEQLDNFFMQDGRILEIGSSTGAFLEQCSQKCECVCVEPDSINRAFASRFSVGQYEYLENIPDGEKFDVICLFHVFEHIRDPFDFLSKCSRLLNEDGSIIIEVPHIEDPLLSVYDLDSYKDFYFQPMHHYIYSENGLRYVFESEGFYETHIVFHQRYGLDNHLAWLKKGKPGGDVKFKELFGNSNEYCRALEKAKKTDTIIYIAKKNGKNYEGQ; from the coding sequence ATGAATAATAATCTAAATATGGAATGTCCCATCTGTAAATCTGCAAATCTTGATCAGATGCATGACAGAGTCTGGTCTGCCCGGGATACAAAAGTATTTCGCTGTAATCATTGTTTTACAGGATTTTTATATCCCATAATGAAAGAAGCGGAAGAGAAAAAGTTTTATGCCGACTACAATGAACATACAAAAAAACGCGGTGTGACCCTGACAACAGATCCTCTGGAACTTCATAAAAAAAGTATGAAGGATGCATCAAAACGTTGGGAACAGTTGGATAACTTTTTTATGCAGGATGGAAGAATTCTTGAAATAGGGAGCTCCACAGGAGCCTTCCTTGAACAATGTTCCCAAAAATGTGAGTGTGTCTGTGTTGAACCTGACTCCATAAACAGAGCATTTGCTTCACGGTTCAGTGTGGGGCAATATGAATATTTAGAAAATATTCCTGATGGAGAAAAGTTTGATGTTATCTGTTTGTTTCATGTGTTTGAACATATAAGAGATCCGTTTGATTTTTTAAGCAAATGCAGCCGGTTATTAAATGAAGATGGCAGCATCATTATAGAAGTACCGCATATTGAAGATCCTTTGTTATCTGTTTATGATTTGGACTCTTATAAAGATTTTTATTTCCAGCCCATGCACCATTATATTTATTCTGAAAATGGATTAAGGTATGTGTTTGAATCAGAGGGATTTTATGAAACACACATTGTGTTTCATCAGCGATATGGCCTTGATAATCACCTGGCATGGCTGAAAAAAGGAAAACCGGGTGGCGATGTAAAATTCAAAGAATTATTTGGAAATTCCAATGAATACTGCCGGGCATTGGAAAAAGCAAAAAAAACAGATACGATAATCTATATTGCAAAAAAGAATGGTAAGAATTATGAAGGACAATAA
- a CDS encoding B12-binding domain-containing radical SAM protein yields MRILLVVYDNDSYIHWFPQGLAYIAAVLKQEGYEVEIYNQDVHHYPNEHLTSYLDRNKFDIIGVSIIAGYYQYKKLLEISRAIEKSNQRPEHFILGGHGPSPEPEYFLGKTNADIVVMGEGENTVLELFDTLANHGSLKDVKGIAYRNGTQVVVNPRRDLIKDIDAIPWPAYDLFPIEYYRLLRMPHCSSSDFVMPLLSGRGCTFKCNFCYRMDKGFRPRSAEAIIEEIQYLQQDFAISYIAFSDELLMSSKQRTVEICEAFLRAGLKIKWDCNGRLNYATSDILSIMKKAGCVFINYGIEAYDNEVLKKMNKALVIKQIDRGIDATLSAGISPGLNMLFGHIGDNKQTLSAAVKFLIKHDDGAQMRTIRPVTPYPGSPLYYYAIEKGMIKGVDDFYENKHLNADLFAVNFTKLSEEELYSELAYANIMLVENYFENKKKRMVSQIKDLYYSRDTSFRGFRQS; encoded by the coding sequence TTGAGAATTCTATTGGTTGTCTATGATAACGATTCTTATATCCACTGGTTTCCCCAGGGGCTGGCGTATATTGCAGCGGTACTCAAACAAGAAGGCTATGAAGTTGAAATATATAATCAGGATGTCCATCATTATCCGAATGAACATCTTACATCTTATCTGGACCGGAATAAATTTGATATCATTGGTGTCAGTATTATTGCCGGATACTATCAATATAAAAAATTATTGGAAATTTCCCGGGCCATTGAAAAATCAAATCAAAGGCCGGAACATTTTATTCTTGGCGGACATGGACCGTCTCCAGAACCTGAATATTTTCTTGGAAAGACAAATGCGGATATCGTTGTTATGGGTGAAGGGGAAAATACGGTACTGGAGCTTTTTGACACCCTTGCAAACCACGGTTCACTCAAAGACGTTAAAGGTATTGCGTATCGAAATGGTACACAGGTAGTGGTCAATCCGAGAAGAGATTTGATAAAGGATATTGATGCTATTCCGTGGCCGGCCTATGATCTTTTTCCAATTGAATATTACAGGCTTTTGAGAATGCCCCATTGTTCCAGCAGTGATTTTGTCATGCCGTTGCTTTCCGGAAGGGGATGTACATTCAAGTGTAATTTTTGTTACAGGATGGATAAGGGATTCCGCCCTAGAAGTGCTGAGGCGATTATTGAAGAGATTCAATATTTACAACAAGACTTTGCCATATCTTATATCGCTTTTTCCGATGAACTTCTTATGTCATCCAAGCAGCGCACCGTTGAAATCTGCGAAGCTTTTTTAAGGGCAGGCTTGAAAATAAAATGGGATTGTAACGGCCGACTAAATTATGCAACGTCTGATATACTGTCAATTATGAAAAAGGCGGGCTGTGTGTTCATCAATTATGGAATAGAAGCCTATGACAATGAGGTGTTGAAAAAGATGAACAAAGCCCTTGTCATCAAACAGATCGACCGGGGTATTGATGCTACATTGTCTGCCGGAATCAGCCCGGGATTGAATATGCTTTTCGGCCATATCGGCGACAATAAGCAAACATTAAGTGCAGCAGTAAAATTTTTAATCAAACATGATGACGGAGCCCAGATGAGAACCATTCGGCCTGTTACTCCATATCCCGGTTCTCCTTTATATTATTATGCAATTGAAAAGGGTATGATAAAAGGAGTTGATGATTTTTATGAAAACAAGCATCTGAATGCAGACCTTTTTGCTGTTAATTTTACTAAATTGTCTGAAGAAGAACTTTATTCGGAATTGGCATATGCCAATATCATGCTTGTTGAAAACTATTTTGAAAATAAAAAAAAGCGGATGGTTTCACAAATAAAGGATTTATATTATAGCCGGGACACTTCCTTCAGGGGCTTTCGGCAATCATAA